Below is a window of Niabella agricola DNA.
TTCGAGAACCTTAACATTCGGAACAGGATGCCCATATTCATCTACCACTTTGCCTTTAAGTACGTGACCAGTTTGAGCAAAACCTATACAGCTTGTAAGAAAGGCTATAAAAACAACAATAATTTTCTTTATATAAGCATTAAACCGCCGCATAAATTTTTTCAGTTTTTAGTGAGCATGTAAGACCAATTGAGACCAGCTACTACTGGCATTTGAAGGTGTAGACGAACGGGTCTGAAGGCAGTGTGCTTCCACCATATCCCACTTTCTTTGTTCCTGTTGCATCCGTTAAAAAATACTCCATCCGTTCCAGCGTTTGGTTTTCATTTAATCCAAAGAACGACCGGGGCCAGAAATCGAACCGGAACCGGTTCATTCCGGGAGCCGTCTTAAAAGCAGTTTTATCACTGATCCCGCACTGCTCTATTACCTGGCCGTCATTGGTATATCCCTTAGCACAGATGTAGATTCTGGATTCGGTACTTAAGGGAGTAGCGATCAGATCCCCGTCATAGGAGATGGTTTGTATATCGTTGTCCGTGGCTTTGGCCAGCTCCATCATGGCCAGCTGCGGATTTACAAAATCCACCAGGTCCCCGGTACCCTTAACCGTAAGGCGGGCATACCGGCCATCGTGATATTTATCGCTACCCGGCGGTTCCAGTCCATTGGTCGTATTTCCAATAAAGTAGCCCAGGTTCACCAGCATGTTCTGCTCGCCGGCCTTGGTAATAAATTTCACCGAGTAGTCGATGCTGTTATTTACATCGTATGTTTTTGTGGAGCGGAAAACGATCCACTCCATATCGTTTACAAGGTTGCCCATCAGGGCATATCGTTTATCCTGCATCAACGCCTCGGCCCAGGGCAATTGTGTTTTAGGCTCTTTTTCTGAAGCCGGCATCAGGCTCATTTTTTCATTATTGGCGCTCATGGCCGTGCAGGTATAAAATGCAGATGTATTCCTGGATGCATTCCAGGACTTGGGAACCAGCATCCCAACCACAAGCGTTTTTCCCAAATTGGTTCCGGCCACATCCAGGTGTACGTTGACCACCGCAGTGAGGTTGTCGCCCCCGTTCACCGTTTCCGGCTGTTCCACACTGGTAATGTCTGCACTGCAGGCAAATATTAAAGCCAGCAACACCAACACCGTCAGCAGTTTCCAGAAATTTCCTTTTCTTAAAAATTTAGTTCTCATATACCCGGTTTGAAAAAATTAGTTGTTTATTGAACGGCTTCCAATGCATACTGATAGGTGTTTGTTACACACCCCGGCGAGCCTCTTAAAATGATCCGCCGCACGCCGTTCACCACCGGGTAATCAAATTCATTGGTAAAACTTTCTGATGAGCCGTTTTGAACAAAAGAAATATGCAGGGGGTGAGCCGCATCGTCCAGCGACCAGGTGCCATCCTTCAATACCACAAAGGGAACCTGGTGCTCCATGGAATAGGTGCCATTTTCATTGAAGCGGATCGAAAACGATGTAAAATCAAAATGTGCAGTTATATCCACGCCATTCCTGACAACGCCGGCAATTTTCCAGGTGCCGACAATATTTTTGATGGCTTCCGCATTAACGCCTGTTTGTTCTTTTTTGCAGGAGTTTATTAAAACGGCCACTGAGATCAGGCTCATTAGAAAAAAGGATTTAGCAAATCTCATAGTAGTGTAATCGTTATTTACAAGTGAATAAACTTTTTCCGGTACCCGGACCTGGTTACTGCCCGGTGGTACTCCAGTACGGATTTTGTAATAATTGGGTTGATTTTGCCACTTCTGTCTGTGGAATTGGGAAAAGGTACATGGCGTTCCTGAAATTCCGTTTGCGCACATCGAATGTTTCAAAAACCGGGGGAACGTTATTGCGCCGGGTCACTTTCATTCCATGCATCTGTGCATTTTCGGTATCCCCTGCGATCAGCCATCTGCGCACATCCCAAAACCAATGCTCTTCAAATGCCAGTTCTATCCTCCGTTCATTACGGATCACCGCCCTCATTTCATCTTTGCTCATGCCTGCAGCCAGTCCGTACATATTGTCGTCTCCGGCATCGATACCGGCTCTTTTCCGCAGCTCGGTAACGGCGGTATACACATCCTGGGTTGGGCCGGAAAATTCATTTTCGGCTTCGGCAAAATTCAAAAGCATTTCTGCAAACCGGATCAGCGGCCAGCAGCGTTCGGTTCCGTGGATACAGTTGCCTGCAATGTCCGGCTTCAGCATTTTGTTGACGTAATATCCTGTAGTGGTCCGTTTAAACACGGCATCGGCTCCGGCATCCACATACAGCTTCAGTGCCTGCCCCATAATGGGCTGGATAAAATCGGTATATAAAACGATGAGGGATGAATCATGCATGATCGTACTCTCCAGCCGGGGGTCCCGGTTATCATAAGGCCGGCCGGGGTTGTACCCCGATTCCGGGCTGCTGATCATTTTTCCATTCTTCATCAGGAAGGCATCCACCAGTTCCTGGTAGGGAAACGCTCCCTTGCCATCGCCCCCCCTGGTAGGAGGCATCCAGCAGGTTTCAAAATCCCGGGTACCACTTTGCATTCTTGCAAAAATGTATTCGTTATTTACCCTCAGGTTAAATACCGCACGGAACGGTGGTACCGTTAAACCGGATACGGAAGTGGTTGTGCTATGTAATTGATAAGTTCCCAGCGATAATACGGTCTTTGCGGCATCGGCAGCCAGCTTCCACCTGTTTGCGTCGGCAGCCGGATACCCAACCACGGTCCGCAACGGACCAGCCAGGGAAGTATTAAATGTATTTTCACCATTAAACAAAGGGCTGGCTGCATAAAGCAACACGCGCGATTTCAATGCCAGGCAGGCTCCTGCTCCTGCCCTGCCATAGTCAATGCCCTGCTGCCGTACCGGCAATGCAGCAGCAGCAGCATCGCATTCTGCCACAATATAATTTACGCATTCCTCAAAGCTACTCCTGCTGGCGGTTATATGATCCTGATCGGTATAAATAGTATCGCCCACCAATGGCACGCCGCCATAATGTTTTAAAAGAATAAAATAGTACCAGGCCCTCAGAAAACGGGCTTCTGCAGCGGTCCTTTTTTGCAGGTACGCATCAAAAGGCAATGTTGTTGCGTGTTTCAGATACTGGTTAGCGGCCCTTATCTGCTTATAGCAGGTTTTCCAGGCATCATCCGTAATGGTAGCCGGTGTTACCGATCCTGTGGCAAAACCTGCTGAAGTGGCGGCAACACCCACCCGTGGAACGTCTGCTTCGGATGAGGCCGCATCCAACCCTCCGTTTTCAGAAAACCGGGTAGGACTGAAGCTAAACCCTACATCTGAATAAATATTGTTCAGGAAACTCATGGCGTAGGTACTATCACTAAAAACAGTTTGCTCGCTCAGGTTGGTTGTATTCGTCCCCTCCAGGAACCGGCTTTTTGAACAACTTGCAACAAGCAATAACGCGATAGCCGCAAGGCACAGTTTCGTTGACGGTTTTGCGTGATCATTCCTTTCCATATAAAAGAATCGTTTATCGTTTCTTAATGAAGCTGTTTAAACTTTTCGAAAAAAGGTGGCTGCTTAAATTCTCCGCTGGTTTTAGACAGATTCAATATATCGCAGATCCCCGCAGATTGATTTTCTGAGAAAATCAGTGTAAAAAATTTGCGTACATCCGCGAAAAATATCATCGCATCCAGAAGTTTAAACAACTTCAATAATATAGTAACTCAAAAATATTTCCACCCCCACCCCTGTTCTGTAATAATTTCACTTTTTTTTAAATATCAGGTGGGGTACTCCCAAAGCAGCGTGACTACTAAAGGACCGCAACAATCAACGGTACTTTGCACTTTTGGGTTCGTGGCAGGTTGATACCCCCTGCGGTTCCGCTCCCCCCAAACGCTGCCGGGTTCCATTTAAAAGTTCCGGCAAATAAATTCTATATTCACAACTTCATCTCATTTTCAAAACCGTGTACCCCGATCTGTATTACCTGCTGCGCGATCTGACCGGCCTGGAGCTGCATTTTCTGCATCAGATCACTGTATTCGGGTTTTCCATGGCGCTTTCATTCCTGGCAGGTTCGCTGTTCCTGAGAAGAATTTTCAGGGAAAAGGAAGCGCGGGGAACGTACAACCGTCCGGAAGTCCGGGTTCAGGCACATATTCCGGTTAGCATCCGCCCCAGTAACAGCATCGGCAGCATTGCACTGTTGGCCGCGATACTGGGACTTATTTTTGGGAAACTGCTTTATCTCCTCGAAAACTATGGCACACAAAACATTCGCTTTGTTCTTTTTTCTTTTTCCGGGATCAATTTTTATGGTGCGCTGGCAGGTTGCGCCGTCGCTGTCTGGATCTATTACCGCGGGAAGAACATCCGCCCCCTGTATGTTATTGATGCTATGGCTCCCGGATTCATGATCGCATATACCATCGGGCGGTTGGGCTGCCATGTTTCAGGAGACGGCGACTGGGGTCTGGTAAACACCGAGCCCAAGCCTTTTACCTGGGTTCCGGACTGGCTGTGGACCTGTTATTACCCGCACAACCTGCTCCGGGAAGGGATCATTATGACCCGCTGCGACTGGGGCAATTATTGTTACCAGTTGCCCAGTCCTGTTTATCCAACTCCGCTTTATGAAGCCCTTGTTTGTTCCCTTTTGTTTTTACTGCTCTGGATGCTGAGGAACAGGATGGCGGCACCGGGTATGCTGATGGGGCTGTACCTGTTGCTGGCCGGCACCGAGCGTTTCCTGATCGAAAAGATACGCATCAACCCCGTTATACCAGGGCTGAATATGACCCAGGCCCAGCTCGTAAGTATACTACTGGTGCTCCTGGGCACAACCCTCCTGATACGTCCCTTTTTTCAAAAAGGAAATTTGCCCGCTTATTGATTATTACCACTAGCAACAGACCTTCTACAAAACCGCGCCAAGGATCAACGCATCTTCCCCCAGCGTTGCCATATGCACGGGTATATCAATATCCCTGTTTTTAAGGTCTGCAAGAACCCCCGGCATAAAATACCTGCCGGCCCGGGCAATGTTCCCTCCCAGTATAATAACCTCCGGGTTATCCGCTGTTACAAAGCCGTATAGAAAAGAAGCCAGATGCGCAGCAAACTCCTCAAAAACGAGCCCTACCTCGGCATTTGAATCATAGAGCGTGGCCAGCTCCTCCACATTGGCTACGGTTTGCCCGGTGCGCTCCCGGAACCGCTTTAAGAACCACCGGGTAGAAATATAATCTTCTGCAATGCCATTCATGAACGGCATCTGCCAAAGATCCGCATCCGTAGCCTCGCCGTTTTTATAACGTGAAGTTCCCAGTCCGGTTCCCAATGTAATACCAACCGCACGCTTGCAGTGCTTCATGGCACCTGCAAGCACTTCACCTTTGAGGAAGCAACCTGCATCATTTGAAATATGAATGTGCAGAACCGGAATCCCTGTTGCATCAGCCAGCAATTCCTTTATATTCAGGCCATATAACGATTCGTATTTATCATTCCCGTTCATGAGGCTGATCCCCGCCGTATAATCGAACGGGCCGGGCATTGCGATACCCAGGGATTCTACCGGCAAGACTGCCTGCGCCATTGCTTTTTTAAGCGCACCTGCCCAGGAACCAATGATCACGCCAGCCGGTGCTTTTGAATCTACCTTTGCCCTTATGCAGGAACCCGCTAAAATACGCTCAGTTTTTACATCTACCAATGCCGCGGTGATGTGAGAGCCCCCGATATCTGCGCCCAACCTAATACGTTCGTTCTTCATTATTGAAAAGTTCTGAATAAATAGATCTCATTTATAAGATAGTTGCTGCGGTTTGCTGCCCATTACCAGCTCCAGCCGCCCGCCTTTTATAATATCCCGGTAATCGATATAGCATTTGTTATATGGTTTACCATTGAGCAATACCTTTTGTATATAGATATTGAATGGCGTATTGTTCTTTGCAATAATTGAAAATATCTTATTGCCCGGCAGCTGAATAACAGATTGTCCAAACTGGGGACTGGTTATTTCAAACCTCGTGCTGCCGGGGGCCACCGGGTGCATACCCACAGATGCCAGGACATACCAGGCACTCATCTGTCCCACATCTTCGTTACCAACCAGCCCTTCCACCGCGTTATGATAAGCACTGTCGCAAATGATACGTGTCCATTTTTGTGTGAGCCAGGGTACCCCTAAACGGTTAAACAGGAACGGCACATGATGCACGGGTTCATTTGCATGATTGTAATAGCTGTTCCACATAAAACGCTTTGGCGTTTTATAAAAAAATTGTTCAAGATCGGCGATCACTTTTTCCCGCCCGCCCATTAGTTCCACCATACCATCCACATCATGCGGAACAAACCAGCCCTGCTGGTAGGGGTTGGTCTCAAACGTGCCATACCAGTCAGTAAGACGGCCTTCTTTCGGCCAAGGCTGCCAGCTTCCGTCCGCATTGCGCGGACGAAACCAGTGATGTGCTGTGTCCCATATATTTTTATAGTTACGCGATCGCAGATCATATTTTTGAGCGTCCTCCGCTTTACCCAAACCGCTGGCCATCTGCAACAGGCACCAGTCTGCAAAAGCATACTCCAGCGTTTTGGCAATGCTGCCCGGATCATAGCCCAGCCGGCCATTGCCAAATTTTTCGTTCGTATTTACGGCATAGCTATAGGCCTTTTGCAGATCATAGTTACGAATCCCTTTTACATACGCATCCGCCAGCACCACCACGGCCGGGTTCCCCAGCATGCATCCGCTATAGGCGTTCAGCAGCTCCCAACGTTCCAGGTAACTGCTGTCCGATTCATCAGCAAGTGTTACCAATGAGTTAATCATATCATTCACCAGGCCGGGATTGATGATCGTTTGCAACGGAAACTGGCTGCGGAACACATCCCAGCCGCTGAAAATACTGCGTTTTCTAAAACCGGCAGCCCGGTGCACTTTGCCATCCCCGCCGGTGTAGTTTCCATCTACATCGGTTACAATCCGGGGGTCGATCATGGTATGATATAATGCCGTATAAAAAACATGTTTTTGCGCTTCTGTAGCACCGCTGATCGAGACAACGCGCAACGCATCATTCCAGCGCTGCACCGCATCCTGATGCAGTTGATCAAAACTCCAGCCGCTGATCTCTGCTTCCAGATTTCTCTTTGCCCCTTCCATACTCACAAAGGAGATACCGGCTTTCATAAGCACCTGCTCCCCTGCGGTTGTTTCAAATTCAGTATAAAACCCCAGGTGCTTTCCCCTGGCTTCCTCCCCTCGTGTACGCGCAGTTATCGTTGCATGCGCCACCCGTTGCTGATACGAATCGCTTTCCACCGACTCCCGTCTGCGATCCGCAGTATCCGGTATATTGACGTTCCATACACCAGCGTGCTTTAGCGGTTTACTGAACTGCGCATAAAAATAAACGGTATAATTTGCCTTACCCTCGCCATTGCCCCATCCCCCACCGGAGGGTGTGCACTGCATCCAGCCGGCAATAGTATGCTCATCTACCACCTTTACATACTGAAAGGTGGAGGTGCCGCCTACCCTTCTGGCCAGATCTATTTGTATCCGCGACCGTTTATGGACAGGGAACGTGAACCGCAGCATACCGCTATGC
It encodes the following:
- a CDS encoding DUF4961 domain-containing protein encodes the protein MRTKFLRKGNFWKLLTVLVLLALIFACSADITSVEQPETVNGGDNLTAVVNVHLDVAGTNLGKTLVVGMLVPKSWNASRNTSAFYTCTAMSANNEKMSLMPASEKEPKTQLPWAEALMQDKRYALMGNLVNDMEWIVFRSTKTYDVNNSIDYSVKFITKAGEQNMLVNLGYFIGNTTNGLEPPGSDKYHDGRYARLTVKGTGDLVDFVNPQLAMMELAKATDNDIQTISYDGDLIATPLSTESRIYICAKGYTNDGQVIEQCGISDKTAFKTAPGMNRFRFDFWPRSFFGLNENQTLERMEYFLTDATGTKKVGYGGSTLPSDPFVYTFKCQ
- a CDS encoding ROK family protein — encoded protein: MKNERIRLGADIGGSHITAALVDVKTERILAGSCIRAKVDSKAPAGVIIGSWAGALKKAMAQAVLPVESLGIAMPGPFDYTAGISLMNGNDKYESLYGLNIKELLADATGIPVLHIHISNDAGCFLKGEVLAGAMKHCKRAVGITLGTGLGTSRYKNGEATDADLWQMPFMNGIAEDYISTRWFLKRFRERTGQTVANVEELATLYDSNAEVGLVFEEFAAHLASFLYGFVTADNPEVIILGGNIARAGRYFMPGVLADLKNRDIDIPVHMATLGEDALILGAVL
- a CDS encoding DUF5004 domain-containing protein gives rise to the protein MSLISVAVLINSCKKEQTGVNAEAIKNIVGTWKIAGVVRNGVDITAHFDFTSFSIRFNENGTYSMEHQVPFVVLKDGTWSLDDAAHPLHISFVQNGSSESFTNEFDYPVVNGVRRIILRGSPGCVTNTYQYALEAVQ
- a CDS encoding RagB/SusD family nutrient uptake outer membrane protein, with the translated sequence MERNDHAKPSTKLCLAAIALLLVASCSKSRFLEGTNTTNLSEQTVFSDSTYAMSFLNNIYSDVGFSFSPTRFSENGGLDAASSEADVPRVGVAATSAGFATGSVTPATITDDAWKTCYKQIRAANQYLKHATTLPFDAYLQKRTAAEARFLRAWYYFILLKHYGGVPLVGDTIYTDQDHITASRSSFEECVNYIVAECDAAAAALPVRQQGIDYGRAGAGACLALKSRVLLYAASPLFNGENTFNTSLAGPLRTVVGYPAADANRWKLAADAAKTVLSLGTYQLHSTTTSVSGLTVPPFRAVFNLRVNNEYIFARMQSGTRDFETCWMPPTRGGDGKGAFPYQELVDAFLMKNGKMISSPESGYNPGRPYDNRDPRLESTIMHDSSLIVLYTDFIQPIMGQALKLYVDAGADAVFKRTTTGYYVNKMLKPDIAGNCIHGTERCWPLIRFAEMLLNFAEAENEFSGPTQDVYTAVTELRKRAGIDAGDDNMYGLAAGMSKDEMRAVIRNERRIELAFEEHWFWDVRRWLIAGDTENAQMHGMKVTRRNNVPPVFETFDVRKRNFRNAMYLFPIPQTEVAKSTQLLQNPYWSTTGQ
- a CDS encoding GH92 family glycosyl hydrolase, yielding MKIYSLFLTVLLATVSGAQTRVPAQYVNPFIGASTSAGKAGIYHGLGKTFPGATTPYGMVQVSPNTITGGDNGSGYSYEHESIEGFAFTQMSGIGWFGDLGNFLVMPATGPLKTAAGRLNDPPGTGYRSRYDKASEQASAGYYAVRLTDAAVRAEMTAAPHSGMLRFTFPVHKRSRIQIDLARRVGGTSTFQYVKVVDEHTIAGWMQCTPSGGGWGNGEGKANYTVYFYAQFSKPLKHAGVWNVNIPDTADRRRESVESDSYQQRVAHATITARTRGEEARGKHLGFYTEFETTAGEQVLMKAGISFVSMEGAKRNLEAEISGWSFDQLHQDAVQRWNDALRVVSISGATEAQKHVFYTALYHTMIDPRIVTDVDGNYTGGDGKVHRAAGFRKRSIFSGWDVFRSQFPLQTIINPGLVNDMINSLVTLADESDSSYLERWELLNAYSGCMLGNPAVVVLADAYVKGIRNYDLQKAYSYAVNTNEKFGNGRLGYDPGSIAKTLEYAFADWCLLQMASGLGKAEDAQKYDLRSRNYKNIWDTAHHWFRPRNADGSWQPWPKEGRLTDWYGTFETNPYQQGWFVPHDVDGMVELMGGREKVIADLEQFFYKTPKRFMWNSYYNHANEPVHHVPFLFNRLGVPWLTQKWTRIICDSAYHNAVEGLVGNEDVGQMSAWYVLASVGMHPVAPGSTRFEITSPQFGQSVIQLPGNKIFSIIAKNNTPFNIYIQKVLLNGKPYNKCYIDYRDIIKGGRLELVMGSKPQQLSYK
- a CDS encoding prolipoprotein diacylglyceryl transferase family protein; amino-acid sequence: MYPDLYYLLRDLTGLELHFLHQITVFGFSMALSFLAGSLFLRRIFREKEARGTYNRPEVRVQAHIPVSIRPSNSIGSIALLAAILGLIFGKLLYLLENYGTQNIRFVLFSFSGINFYGALAGCAVAVWIYYRGKNIRPLYVIDAMAPGFMIAYTIGRLGCHVSGDGDWGLVNTEPKPFTWVPDWLWTCYYPHNLLREGIIMTRCDWGNYCYQLPSPVYPTPLYEALVCSLLFLLLWMLRNRMAAPGMLMGLYLLLAGTERFLIEKIRINPVIPGLNMTQAQLVSILLVLLGTTLLIRPFFQKGNLPAY